Proteins co-encoded in one Candidatus Nitrosacidococcus tergens genomic window:
- a CDS encoding ribonucleotide-diphosphate reductase subunit beta, which produces MLNWEDSITEAKSENSWAFSSYNANHNYMNFGFENIDMGAARIQVDDKKIINCRADLNQLVPFKYGWAWEKYLSACANHWMPQEINMNADIVLWKSAHGLSEDERIIIKRNLGFFVTADSLVANNLVLAVYRHITNPECRQYLLRQAFEEALHTHAYQYCVESLSLDEGEIFNMYREVPAVARKTEWALPFTQYLSDPNFKTGTTENDQKLLKELIAFYVIFEGIFFYVGFVQILSMGRQNKMTGTAEQFQYIMRDESMHMNFGIDVINQIKIENPHLWTKEFKNEVISMIEEAVELETQYAADTMPRGVLGLNATMFVEYLKYIANRRLAQIGLPEQYFGVDNPFPWMSEVLDLKKEKNFFETRVTEYQTGGALKWE; this is translated from the coding sequence ATGTTAAATTGGGAAGACTCTATTACAGAAGCCAAGAGTGAAAACTCTTGGGCTTTCTCATCATACAATGCAAACCATAATTATATGAATTTTGGCTTTGAGAATATTGATATGGGGGCTGCCAGAATTCAAGTAGATGACAAAAAAATTATTAATTGCCGTGCTGATCTTAACCAACTCGTTCCATTTAAATATGGATGGGCTTGGGAAAAATATTTAAGTGCCTGCGCTAATCATTGGATGCCGCAAGAAATCAATATGAATGCTGACATTGTACTATGGAAAAGTGCACATGGACTAAGTGAAGATGAACGGATAATTATAAAGCGAAATTTAGGTTTTTTTGTAACTGCCGATTCTTTAGTAGCTAATAATTTAGTTCTAGCAGTATACCGTCATATTACTAATCCTGAATGCAGACAATATCTATTACGTCAGGCCTTTGAAGAAGCGTTACACACCCATGCTTATCAGTATTGCGTAGAAAGTTTAAGCTTAGATGAGGGTGAAATTTTTAATATGTATCGAGAAGTACCAGCAGTCGCTCGAAAAACAGAGTGGGCATTACCATTTACTCAGTATCTCTCAGATCCTAATTTTAAAACAGGTACTACGGAAAATGACCAAAAATTACTCAAAGAATTAATTGCTTTTTATGTCATTTTTGAAGGAATCTTCTTCTATGTGGGATTTGTTCAAATTCTTTCCATGGGTCGTCAGAACAAAATGACAGGTACTGCCGAGCAGTTCCAATATATTATGCGTGATGAATCTATGCATATGAATTTTGGAATTGATGTGATAAACCAGATTAAAATTGAGAATCCTCACTTATGGACAAAAGAATTTAAAAACGAGGTTATCTCTATGATTGAAGAAGCTGTGGAGTTAGAAACCCAATATGCTGCTGATACTATGCCTAGAGGTGTTTTAGGCCTTAATGCAACTATGTTTGTAGAGTATCTAAAATATATTGCTAACCGCCGCCTCGCTCAAATTGGTCTTCCAGAGCAATATTTTGGAGTAGATAATCCATTTCCCTGGATGTCAGAAGTTCTTGATTTAAAGAAAGAAAAAAACTTTTTTGAGACAAGAGTAACTGAGTACCAAACAGGTGGTGCTTTAAAGTGGGAATAA
- the dapA gene encoding 4-hydroxy-tetrahydrodipicolinate synthase, translating to MLYGSMVALVTPMYTNGAIDWENLSRLVDFHLENKTDAIVAVGTTGESATLDIKEHIKIIQEVVKQVRGRIPIIAGTGANCTSEAIDLTQAALDAGADACLLVTPYYNRPTQEGLYLHFKAIADAVPIPQILYNVPTRTGCDLLPETVARLADIPNIIGIKEATGDLSRGKKILDLCGEKIDLYSGDDNTAMECILLGGKGNISVVANVAPKMMHELCDAALHQNQVAAKQINQQLTPLYKALFLEANPIPVKWALHRMELIHLGIRLPLTHLSNQYHQLLELALSQAQALP from the coding sequence ATGCTTTACGGTAGTATGGTTGCTTTAGTTACCCCGATGTATACAAATGGTGCGATAGATTGGGAAAACTTATCTCGGTTAGTGGACTTTCACTTAGAAAATAAGACAGATGCAATTGTAGCAGTGGGTACAACAGGAGAGTCTGCTACTTTAGATATTAAAGAACATATAAAAATTATCCAAGAAGTTGTTAAACAAGTACGAGGTCGAATACCTATTATCGCAGGTACTGGAGCAAATTGCACAAGTGAAGCAATTGATCTTACTCAAGCAGCTTTAGATGCAGGTGCTGATGCATGTCTACTTGTTACACCTTACTATAATAGACCTACTCAAGAAGGGCTTTATTTACACTTTAAAGCTATTGCAGATGCAGTTCCTATTCCTCAAATTCTCTACAATGTACCAACTAGAACGGGGTGTGATTTATTACCAGAAACAGTGGCTCGTTTAGCTGATATCCCTAACATTATTGGTATAAAAGAAGCTACGGGAGATCTTAGTCGAGGAAAAAAGATTTTGGATCTCTGTGGAGAGAAAATCGATCTCTATAGTGGAGATGATAATACAGCAATGGAATGTATCTTATTAGGTGGAAAGGGAAATATTTCTGTTGTTGCCAATGTTGCTCCTAAAATGATGCATGAATTATGCGATGCTGCACTACATCAAAACCAAGTAGCAGCAAAACAAATAAACCAACAACTTACCCCTTTATATAAAGCCCTATTTCTTGAAGCAAACCCAATTCCAGTAAAATGGGCTTTACATAGAATGGAGCTAATTCATTTAGGAATTCGATTACCGCTAACCCATCTATCAAATCAATATCATCAACTCCTTGAGCTGGCCTTAAGCCAAGCACAGGCTTTGCCATGA
- a CDS encoding metal ABC transporter permease, giving the protein MNFWETLITTTFLQNALVAGILASLSCGVVGSFVIVKRISFLVGGIAHAILGGMGIAYYLGKDPFLGALLAALLAALVIGWVNLRWKEQEDTLISALWSIGMAIGIIFISQAPSYNVDLMAYLFGNILMVSKQQLYLMAGIDIAIIFIIVLFYKQFLAISFDEEFAYLRGVPVIFFYLLLLCMVAITVVLLVQIVGLILVIALLALPAAIARQYTKSLVGMMILASFLGAIFTTTGLAISYEPDLPTGSVIVLVTGAAYLISTLAIELR; this is encoded by the coding sequence ATGAATTTTTGGGAAACGTTAATCACTACTACCTTTTTGCAAAATGCTTTAGTTGCAGGCATTTTAGCAAGCTTAAGTTGTGGTGTAGTAGGTAGCTTTGTAATTGTTAAGCGTATCAGTTTTTTAGTGGGAGGCATTGCTCATGCAATTTTAGGAGGTATGGGAATTGCCTATTATTTAGGAAAGGATCCCTTTTTAGGTGCTTTACTTGCTGCTTTGCTTGCTGCACTGGTTATAGGTTGGGTAAATTTACGCTGGAAAGAACAAGAAGATACGCTGATTAGTGCACTTTGGTCTATAGGAATGGCTATTGGTATTATTTTTATTTCCCAAGCCCCTAGCTACAATGTAGATCTGATGGCATATCTATTTGGAAATATTCTCATGGTATCAAAACAACAGCTTTATTTAATGGCTGGTATAGATATAGCTATTATTTTTATTATTGTTTTATTTTATAAGCAATTTTTAGCTATAAGCTTTGATGAGGAGTTTGCTTACCTTCGTGGAGTACCTGTTATCTTTTTCTATTTACTTCTTCTTTGTATGGTTGCAATTACCGTTGTGCTTTTAGTTCAAATCGTAGGTTTGATTTTAGTCATTGCCTTACTAGCACTACCAGCGGCAATTGCAAGGCAGTATACTAAATCTTTAGTAGGGATGATGATTCTTGCTTCCTTCTTAGGAGCAATCTTTACTACTACGGGGCTTGCTATTTCTTATGAGCCAGATCTTCCTACTGGATCGGTAATCGTATTAGTTACAGGAGCAGCCTATCTTATTTCAACATTAGCCATAGAGTTACGCTAG
- a CDS encoding glycine cleavage system protein R, protein MEQYLVILAIGKNQPNLLKEVGNTILNSGCNIKDSRVTLMGSEFSISLFVSGSWNTIAKLESMLPILKQKLALSILTQRTQPDADHNFIHYVAKITAALYQPHIFHELAIFFFEQNLLIEEMDTHCYQGSGGVTLFSVSIIIHLPTHLSIATLRNQFLDLCDNLNLDDAFLEPIQGR, encoded by the coding sequence ATGGAGCAGTATTTAGTTATTTTAGCGATTGGAAAAAACCAGCCTAATCTTTTAAAAGAAGTAGGAAACACTATACTAAATAGTGGCTGTAATATTAAAGATAGCCGAGTAACGCTAATGGGCTCGGAATTTAGCATATCGCTCTTTGTTTCTGGTTCTTGGAATACAATTGCTAAGCTAGAGTCAATGCTTCCTATACTTAAACAAAAATTAGCACTCTCTATACTGACACAACGTACTCAACCTGATGCTGATCACAATTTTATCCATTATGTAGCAAAAATCACTGCAGCACTATATCAGCCCCATATTTTTCACGAGCTTGCTATTTTCTTTTTTGAACAAAATCTTTTAATTGAGGAAATGGATACCCACTGCTATCAGGGTTCAGGAGGTGTCACTTTATTTTCAGTAAGCATCATTATACACTTACCTACTCATTTATCTATTGCTACACTAAGAAATCAATTTTTAGATTTATGTGATAATTTAAATTTAGATGATGCTTTCTTAGAACCTATTCAAGGACGCTAA
- a CDS encoding ribonucleoside-diphosphate reductase subunit alpha gives MIQERQSPRPQFESMLNQYQVIRRNGKTITFDPNKIAAAITKAFLAVEEGSAETSKRISQVVDELTKQVVERCIQRFEMGRNIHIEDIQDQVELALMRGEQYKIARAYMLYREKRAQLRARKAAKKQIDEASSINVVHIDGTTTPIDKTQLIKVIEEACEGLSETQPQAILNETLRSLFDGISIENVARAMIMSARTFIEKDPQYSYVAARLLLDNLRRETLSFIYRREIQCTQQEIEQLYPEYFASYIQRGIKLKLIDPKLGHYDLIRLGQAIKASRDFQFTYLGLQTLYDRYFIHTEDTRIELPQAFFMRVAMGLAINEDEKEEWAIRFYHLLSSFDFMSSTPTLFNSGTIRPQLSSCYVTTVPDDLEGIYNAMKDNALLSKYAGGLGNDWTYVRGMGAHIQGTNGKSQGVVPFLKVANDTAVAVNQGGKRKGAVCAYLEVWHIDIEEFLDLRKNTGDDRRRTHDMNTACWVPDLFMRRVIEDSQWTLFSPDETPNLHDLVGTDFERTYLAYEKKTVENQLKNFKIIPAKTLWRKMLSMLFETGHPWITFKDPCNIRSPQQHVGVIHSSNLCTEITLNTSKEEIAVCNLGSVNLPQHINEYGLDHAKLENTVTLAMRMLDNVIDYNYYAVSTAQQANQRHRPVGLGIMGFQDALYKLRYSYASQEAVQFADYSMESISYYAIQASSNLAEERGSYSTFSGSLWSKGILPIDSINLLAKSRNGYLQQNQGKTLDWENLRNQVKTVGIRNSNCMAIAPTATISNICGVSQSIEPTYQNLFVKSNLSGEFTIINPYLVKDLKNKNLWDEIMVNDLKYFDGSVQAIDRIPEDIKKLYLTVFEINPHWLIEAASRRQKWIDQAQSLNLYVANPSGKKLDSLYKFAWQQGLKTTYYLRSIGATHVEKSTIKLNQTSKLNAVQSNYSVDIQKQEQACSVMDSDCESCQ, from the coding sequence ATGATACAAGAACGACAAAGCCCCCGCCCTCAATTCGAATCGATGCTAAACCAATACCAAGTCATTCGTCGCAATGGTAAAACAATAACTTTTGATCCTAATAAAATTGCTGCTGCTATCACTAAAGCATTCTTAGCAGTAGAGGAAGGTAGTGCTGAAACAAGCAAGAGAATTTCTCAAGTAGTAGATGAATTAACAAAGCAAGTCGTAGAAAGATGTATACAACGATTTGAAATGGGTAGAAATATCCATATTGAGGATATCCAAGATCAGGTAGAGCTTGCTTTGATGCGTGGAGAGCAATACAAGATAGCACGTGCCTATATGTTATATCGAGAAAAAAGAGCACAACTTAGAGCAAGAAAAGCAGCGAAAAAACAAATAGATGAAGCTTCATCAATTAATGTAGTACATATAGATGGTACGACTACCCCAATAGATAAAACTCAGCTTATCAAAGTTATAGAAGAGGCTTGCGAAGGTTTATCTGAAACTCAACCTCAAGCAATTCTCAATGAAACATTACGTAGTCTTTTTGATGGCATCTCCATAGAAAATGTAGCACGAGCAATGATTATGAGTGCACGCACTTTTATTGAAAAAGATCCTCAGTATAGCTACGTAGCTGCCCGTCTATTGCTTGATAATCTACGTAGAGAGACACTCTCTTTTATTTATAGAAGGGAAATTCAATGTACGCAACAAGAAATAGAACAACTCTACCCAGAATATTTTGCTTCGTATATTCAACGAGGGATTAAATTAAAGCTTATCGATCCTAAGTTGGGGCACTATGATTTGATACGCTTAGGCCAAGCAATAAAGGCTAGCCGAGATTTTCAATTTACTTACTTAGGATTACAAACACTTTACGATCGCTATTTTATCCATACTGAAGATACTCGGATTGAGCTGCCTCAAGCTTTTTTTATGCGAGTTGCTATGGGGCTTGCAATTAATGAAGATGAAAAAGAAGAATGGGCAATTCGTTTTTATCACCTACTCTCTTCCTTTGATTTTATGAGCAGTACACCTACTTTATTCAATTCAGGTACGATAAGACCTCAGCTTTCTTCTTGTTATGTAACTACTGTGCCCGATGATTTAGAAGGGATTTACAATGCAATGAAAGATAATGCCCTTCTTTCTAAATATGCAGGTGGTTTAGGCAATGATTGGACTTATGTTCGAGGTATGGGTGCCCATATTCAAGGTACTAATGGAAAATCCCAAGGTGTTGTGCCTTTTCTAAAGGTTGCTAATGATACTGCAGTTGCAGTCAATCAGGGAGGGAAGCGTAAAGGGGCTGTTTGTGCTTATTTAGAGGTATGGCATATTGATATTGAGGAATTCTTAGATCTACGAAAAAATACAGGAGATGATCGGCGCCGCACCCATGATATGAATACAGCATGTTGGGTACCTGATCTTTTTATGAGAAGAGTAATAGAGGATAGCCAGTGGACTTTATTTTCTCCTGATGAAACCCCTAACCTTCATGATCTAGTAGGCACTGATTTTGAACGCACTTATCTTGCCTATGAGAAGAAGACAGTAGAAAATCAGCTAAAAAATTTTAAAATAATTCCTGCTAAAACCCTATGGCGTAAAATGCTCTCCATGTTATTTGAGACTGGACACCCTTGGATTACCTTTAAGGACCCATGTAATATACGATCTCCTCAACAACATGTAGGTGTTATCCACTCATCTAACCTCTGTACTGAAATCACCCTAAATACCTCAAAAGAGGAGATTGCAGTATGCAATTTAGGCTCAGTTAACCTCCCTCAACATATCAATGAGTACGGTCTTGATCATGCTAAGCTGGAAAATACAGTTACCCTTGCTATGCGAATGCTAGATAATGTGATCGACTATAACTACTATGCAGTATCTACTGCTCAGCAAGCTAATCAACGGCATCGCCCAGTAGGATTAGGGATTATGGGGTTTCAAGATGCTCTATATAAACTCCGCTATTCTTATGCTTCTCAAGAAGCAGTGCAATTTGCGGATTATTCTATGGAATCGATTAGCTATTATGCAATTCAAGCCTCTAGTAACCTAGCGGAGGAGCGAGGAAGTTATTCTACTTTTTCAGGATCTCTATGGAGTAAAGGAATTCTCCCTATAGACTCTATTAACCTCTTAGCAAAGAGTCGTAATGGTTATTTGCAACAAAATCAAGGGAAAACCCTAGATTGGGAGAATCTTCGAAATCAAGTGAAAACAGTAGGTATACGTAATTCAAACTGTATGGCAATTGCACCTACTGCAACTATTTCTAATATCTGTGGTGTAAGCCAATCAATTGAACCTACTTACCAGAATTTATTTGTCAAATCTAATCTTTCTGGAGAATTTACAATTATAAATCCTTATCTAGTTAAGGATTTAAAAAATAAAAACCTTTGGGATGAAATTATGGTAAATGATTTGAAATACTTCGATGGTAGTGTACAAGCTATCGATAGAATACCTGAAGATATTAAAAAATTATATCTTACTGTTTTTGAAATAAATCCACATTGGTTAATTGAAGCTGCTTCTAGACGGCAAAAGTGGATTGATCAAGCACAAAGTCTCAACCTTTACGTTGCAAATCCTAGTGGTAAGAAACTTGACAGTCTTTATAAATTTGCTTGGCAACAAGGGTTAAAAACTACTTATTATTTAAGATCTATAGGTGCTACCCATGTTGAAAAAAGCACGATTAAACTAAATCAAACAAGTAAACTCAACGCAGTTCAATCTAACTATAGTGTAGATATACAGAAGCAGGAGCAAGCCTGCTCTGTTATGGATTCTGATTGTGAGTCCTGCCAATAG
- a CDS encoding peroxiredoxin: MSKITVGFEVPDFEILSTSNNSFKLSQFKGQNIVLYFYPKDDTPGCTREGQDFRDLSEEFKRTNTLIFGISKDSIQSHEIFKTQQHFPFDLLSDENESICQLFNVIKSKNYGKDAKGIERSTFLIDKNGVLYKEWRQVKVEGHAMEVLDIAKALD, translated from the coding sequence ATGTCTAAAATTACTGTTGGATTTGAAGTTCCTGATTTTGAAATTCTTTCAACCTCTAATAACTCTTTTAAACTCTCTCAATTCAAGGGTCAAAACATAGTGCTCTATTTCTACCCAAAGGATGATACACCAGGGTGTACTAGAGAGGGGCAAGATTTTCGAGATCTATCTGAAGAGTTTAAACGTACAAATACGCTTATTTTTGGCATTTCCAAAGACAGTATTCAATCCCATGAAATTTTTAAAACTCAGCAGCACTTTCCTTTTGATCTACTATCAGATGAGAACGAATCTATTTGTCAGTTATTTAATGTAATTAAGTCAAAAAATTATGGTAAGGATGCTAAAGGGATTGAGCGTAGTACTTTTCTCATAGATAAAAATGGGGTTTTATATAAAGAGTGGCGTCAAGTTAAAGTAGAAGGTCATGCAATGGAAGTACTAGATATAGCTAAAGCATTAGATTAG
- a CDS encoding exosortase system-associated protein, TIGR04073 family: MSFSFLSFSLPVAANPTYGANAGRKLGSGIINITTGWLEIPKSVMNTSHDDNIIIGIIWGFIKGIGNAIGRTLVGVGELTTFFIPTPDFIHPRYVFQNLDQDTSYGLRP, translated from the coding sequence TTGTCTTTTTCCTTCCTTAGTTTTTCTCTACCGGTAGCTGCGAACCCAACTTATGGTGCAAATGCAGGTAGAAAGCTAGGAAGTGGAATTATCAATATTACAACTGGATGGTTAGAAATACCTAAAAGCGTTATGAATACTAGTCATGATGACAATATCATTATAGGGATTATATGGGGTTTTATTAAAGGCATTGGTAATGCTATCGGGCGTACTCTAGTAGGAGTAGGGGAACTTACTACTTTTTTTATTCCAACTCCAGATTTTATACATCCTAGGTATGTTTTTCAAAATCTTGATCAGGATACCAGTTATGGACTAAGACCCTAA
- a CDS encoding OmpA family protein has protein sequence MNNKDITKILAILPILFITCVSAQQPIERDGAWDSYPYEKDFEDHKGWPDCAVMEGNSENKKYLPGKDQVLTWTICRSDSPDSDHDGVYDHIDQCPDTPKWMVVDKKGCPLDTDGDGVPDSVDQCPNTPKGAKVNGVGCTVKDSDGDGVPDSADQCPNTPKGVAVDSVGCPLDSDGDGIADYLDQCPNTPAGITVNDQGCSAPAVLKGVHFEFDSAQLTLEAQDILNNVAQSLQSYPELNISVAGHTDSTGPAIYNKQLSQLRAESVMNYLASHGVDKAKMTAMGYGEEHPIASNLTRDGRTQNRRVELQTSN, from the coding sequence ATGAATAATAAAGATATAACAAAAATTCTAGCAATTTTACCAATACTATTTATCACTTGTGTATCAGCACAACAGCCTATTGAAAGAGATGGGGCGTGGGATAGCTACCCTTATGAGAAAGATTTTGAAGATCATAAAGGTTGGCCAGATTGTGCAGTCATGGAAGGTAATTCTGAAAATAAAAAATACTTACCTGGTAAAGATCAGGTACTAACTTGGACAATTTGCCGATCAGATTCTCCCGATTCTGATCATGATGGTGTATACGATCATATAGATCAATGTCCTGATACTCCTAAGTGGATGGTAGTTGATAAGAAAGGTTGTCCATTGGATACTGATGGTGATGGTGTACCCGATAGTGTAGATCAATGCCCTAATACACCAAAAGGTGCTAAGGTTAATGGAGTAGGTTGTACTGTTAAAGATAGTGACGGTGATGGCGTGCCCGATAGTGCAGATCAATGTCCTAATACACCAAAAGGAGTAGCTGTTGATTCGGTAGGATGCCCATTAGATAGTGATGGTGATGGTATTGCTGATTACTTAGATCAATGCCCCAATACGCCAGCAGGGATTACCGTAAATGATCAAGGCTGCTCTGCTCCTGCAGTGCTTAAAGGTGTTCATTTTGAATTTGACTCAGCACAGCTCACTTTAGAAGCTCAAGACATTTTAAATAACGTTGCTCAATCTCTTCAAAGTTACCCAGAATTGAATATTTCTGTTGCAGGACATACAGATAGTACAGGGCCAGCAATATATAACAAACAGTTATCTCAACTGCGTGCTGAATCTGTGATGAATTACTTAGCCTCTCATGGAGTAGATAAAGCAAAGATGACAGCAATGGGTTATGGCGAGGAACACCCAATAGCTTCTAACCTTACTCGAGATGGGCGCACGCAAAATCGCCGAGTTGAGCTCCAAACATCTAATTAG